The following proteins are co-located in the Tiliqua scincoides isolate rTilSci1 chromosome 8, rTilSci1.hap2, whole genome shotgun sequence genome:
- the HAPLN3 gene encoding hyaluronan and proteoglycan link protein 3, which produces MLLLSLAVVLLQVDSGHCGLPFYNGFYYDRVMNDNGNGNGNGEIQFNGVRLMVETPQDALFTYRGANVTLPCRFYYVPKLDTPRRIRIKWSKLREDNTKDQDVLVAVGSKQRSFGEFRGRAHLQQSSPQQVSLVIHNVNLHDYGRYRCEIIDGLEDESGVVDLELRGVVFPYQPHHGRYMLNFYEAKAACEEQDAVIASFEQLFQAWSEGLDWCNAGWLLDGTVQYPITLPREPCGGKDLAPGIRNYGERHKHLHRFDVFCFSSALKGKVYYLAHPHKLTLEEAKQACQDDKAEIAKVGQLYSAWKFRNLDRCDAGWLADGSVRYPVSKPRPNCGPPEPGVRSFGFPQAEKYGVYCYKMS; this is translated from the exons ATGCTCCTCCTCTCCTTGGCAGTGGTACTGCTGCAAGTGGACAGCGGCCACTGTGGCCTTCCATTCTACAATGGCTTCTACTATGATCGTGTCATGAATGACAACGGAAATGGGAATGGCAATGGGGAAA TTCAATTCAATGGAGTCCGGCTGATGGTTGAGACACCTCAAGATGCCCTCTTCACCTACCGGGGGGCCAACGTCACACTGCCGTGCCGCTTCTACTATGTGCCGAAACTGGATACCCCCCGTCGGATCCGTATCAAGTGGTCTAAGCTGCGGGAAGACAACACCAAAGACCAGGACGTGCTGGTGGCGGTTGGGTCGAAGCAGCGGAGCTTTGGTGAATTCCGAGGGCGCGCACACCTGCAACAGTCATCCCCCCAACAGGTGTCCCTGGTGATCCACAACGTGAACCTGCACGATTATGGCAGGTACCGCTGTGAGATCATCGATGGGCTGGAAGATGAGAGCGGAGTTGTGGATCTAGAGCTGCGAG GGGTGGTTTTCCCCTACCAGCCTCACCATGGACGCTACATGCTCAACTTCTATGAGGCCAAGGCGGCCTGTGAAGAGCAGGACGCTGTGATCGCCTCCTTTGAGCagctcttccaggcctggtctgAAGGCCTGGACTGGTGCAATGCAGGCTGGCTGCTGGATGGCACAGTCCAGTATCCCATCACTCTGCCCCGAGAACCCTGTGGCGGGAAAGATCTGGCCCCTGGAATCCGGAACTATGGAGAACGCCACAAGCACCTCCATCGCTTTGATGTCTTCTGTTTCTCATCTGCTCTGAAAG GGAAGGTTTACTACCTGGCTCACCCTCACAAGCTCACCTTAGAAGAGGCCAAGCAAGCGTGCCAGGACGACAAGGCTGAGATTGCCAAGGTGGGCCAGCTCTATTCGGCATGGAAGTTCCGGAACCTGGACCGCTGTgacgctggctggctggcggatGGCAGTGTGCGCTATCccgtctccaaaccccgacccaacTGTGGTCCCCCAGAACCCGGGGTCAGAAGCTTTGGCTTTCCTCAGGCAGAGAAATACGGAGTCTACTGTT